From one Candidatus Zixiibacteriota bacterium genomic stretch:
- a CDS encoding PP2C family protein-serine/threonine phosphatase has protein sequence MTTDEKRSLADGWPEESQFRRSILWEFALYICGVILVLMTTTGYIITDQYVDTVTRTVAEKLLVQARSYSRTAGKSILAANGPDALMLNNICKRLSTDNPDIFWAGIAGNDGQFLAHTDIARVVAQDRLEPIPAGVQFADLRPGEQSRISGDTVRIAIPILENDIVVGTLAVASSAGQITQARRRSIVAVASITVVMMLAGIPITLWTLHRKLRPVRSITDSLKRIDFDNIVLDIPLRARNEFGYLAETLRVMGDRLNRAQKELIEQDRIAREMEIAREIQNNILPQEYPKHSRFEFCGAYRSAREVGGDYYDFIEFDDHRLGLLVADVSGKSLPGMLVMLLTRDMVRKITRGVHRPDQVLSEVNRELGSNIKRGMFVTMFFGLLDSRSGRFQFASAGHNPLIVMNTASGRIRLFKTKGYPLGMMPPDQFEKRIELSELTLESGDWIIQYTDGINEAQNESREEFGMERFTALISELRHHQPHDFAGQVLRRHQQFVGAAPQYDDITLLAMKWGGVSTDTIHKQTEVLTRAD, from the coding sequence ATGACGACTGACGAAAAACGGTCGCTTGCCGACGGATGGCCTGAGGAATCGCAGTTCCGGCGATCGATCCTCTGGGAGTTCGCCCTCTATATCTGCGGCGTGATTCTCGTCCTCATGACCACGACCGGCTATATCATCACTGACCAGTATGTCGACACCGTCACCAGAACGGTCGCCGAAAAACTGCTGGTACAGGCGCGGTCGTATTCGCGGACGGCAGGGAAAAGCATCCTCGCCGCCAACGGTCCCGACGCTCTCATGCTCAACAACATCTGCAAGCGGCTGTCAACGGATAACCCCGATATCTTCTGGGCGGGGATCGCCGGCAACGACGGGCAGTTTCTTGCCCACACCGATATCGCCCGTGTCGTGGCACAGGACCGGCTGGAGCCGATTCCCGCAGGCGTCCAGTTCGCCGATCTCCGGCCGGGCGAACAGTCCCGAATCAGCGGCGATACCGTCCGCATCGCCATACCCATCCTCGAGAACGACATTGTGGTCGGTACCCTGGCCGTGGCGTCGTCGGCCGGCCAGATCACGCAGGCGCGGCGGAGGTCGATCGTCGCGGTAGCCTCGATTACCGTCGTGATGATGCTGGCGGGAATTCCGATCACCCTGTGGACCCTGCACCGGAAGCTGCGCCCGGTCCGGTCGATCACGGATAGCCTGAAACGAATAGATTTCGATAACATCGTGCTCGATATCCCGCTTCGCGCCCGAAACGAGTTTGGCTATCTCGCCGAAACGCTGCGCGTCATGGGCGACCGCCTCAATCGCGCCCAGAAAGAACTGATCGAGCAGGATCGTATCGCCCGTGAAATGGAAATCGCCCGCGAGATCCAGAACAATATCCTCCCGCAGGAGTACCCCAAACACTCCCGGTTTGAATTCTGCGGCGCCTACCGAAGCGCCCGCGAGGTCGGCGGCGACTACTACGATTTTATCGAATTCGATGACCATCGGCTCGGACTGCTGGTGGCCGACGTATCCGGGAAATCGCTCCCCGGTATGCTGGTCATGTTGCTGACTCGCGACATGGTCCGCAAAATAACCCGCGGTGTCCATCGACCGGATCAGGTGCTCAGCGAAGTCAATCGCGAGCTTGGTTCGAACATCAAGCGGGGTATGTTTGTCACGATGTTCTTTGGGCTGCTCGACAGCCGGTCCGGTCGTTTTCAATTCGCCTCTGCCGGCCACAACCCGCTGATCGTGATGAACACCGCCAGCGGAAGGATTCGCCTCTTCAAAACCAAAGGCTACCCGCTCGGGATGATGCCCCCCGATCAGTTTGAAAAACGTATCGAATTGTCGGAGCTGACCCTCGAGTCCGGCGACTGGATTATCCAGTACACCGATGGCATAAACGAGGCACAGAACGAGTCCCGCGAAGAGTTCGGCATGGAACGGTTCACGGCGTTGATCAGCGAACTGCGGCATCATCAGCCGCACGATTTCGCCGGCCAGGTACTCCGACGCCACCAGCAGTTTGTCGGTGCAGCGCCCCAATACGACGATATCACGCTGCTCGCCATGAAGTGGGGCGGTGTTTCGACCGATACAATACATAAGCAGACAGAGGTCCTGACCCGTGCTGACTGA
- a CDS encoding STAS domain-containing protein, translated as MASSKSLREEIIRDDTIVITTGATLDNNNAHEMVDAILSAQDRGFKNIIIDMQALQFLSSAGVGSILGTVEASREAGGDIVLCHVSPNILHVFSVLDLAEFLTIRPTREQALAAK; from the coding sequence ATGGCTTCGTCAAAATCGCTTCGTGAAGAGATCATCCGCGACGACACGATCGTCATCACCACCGGCGCAACCCTTGACAACAACAACGCGCACGAGATGGTAGATGCTATACTTTCGGCTCAAGATCGAGGGTTCAAAAATATCATCATCGATATGCAGGCCCTGCAGTTCTTGTCGTCCGCCGGAGTCGGTTCCATTCTGGGTACGGTGGAGGCATCGCGGGAGGCCGGAGGAGATATTGTCCTGTGCCACGTCTCTCCGAACATACTGCACGTCTTCAGCGTCCTCGACCTGGCCGAGTTTCTGACTATCCGACCGACACGCGAGCAGGCGCTGGCAGCGAAGTAA
- a CDS encoding ATP-binding protein — MTVNSEYIPTGAAARNQLVDKQILALDALVKMTRQFATRPDFAHLVEVLLLTTSGQFSVTSAFALVGNPRAQVDSPFFCGIGRFKGSRELATLGNVAQLVDYIEDGPGSCLVADMRSSDRVPERLHETLTRVGVAVIAPLYHGDSLAGILGLGAKVSGRPFEPAEVKLLSMLAGTISPMLASSYLFLEIARLNAWYLEILDNVKQGVFVFNVDNMLVKVNDSGRQILRSVNPMLAALQTDEGLSLREIFCESAFPGWARRIDRARTMRRGRVSESLVASVGSSERIFAVSATMMNREESADMLITLEDITRQKETDQRMFNLEKFADKGVMASSISHELNNFLGLILGGVEISQMNLAKGKTEKVETALEKLKSHVAKMERFTSGLMDYTRLDTKKAEADLNAVVADVLSFVSIQKRFSRIAVQVHPDHDLPTFELDTDQIAQLLLNFANNAADAIRETGRDNGEITIRTARDGDCVLLTVSDNGVGIAPDIKERLFKTHLTTKPGGHGYGLVTCARIIQNHGADVEIDSEPGQGTTFRLRFPLHPAPVAQ, encoded by the coding sequence ATGACCGTGAACTCCGAATACATTCCCACCGGCGCCGCCGCTCGAAACCAGTTGGTGGACAAACAGATTCTGGCGCTCGATGCACTTGTGAAAATGACCCGCCAGTTCGCCACGCGCCCGGACTTCGCCCACCTTGTTGAAGTCCTGTTGCTGACGACGTCGGGCCAGTTCTCCGTCACCAGCGCCTTCGCCCTCGTCGGCAATCCCCGCGCTCAGGTGGACAGCCCCTTCTTCTGCGGTATCGGCAGGTTCAAAGGCAGCCGGGAACTGGCGACTCTCGGCAATGTCGCACAACTGGTCGACTATATCGAAGACGGGCCGGGTTCGTGCCTGGTCGCGGACATGAGGTCTTCGGACAGAGTCCCGGAACGGCTGCACGAAACGCTGACGCGCGTCGGTGTCGCAGTCATTGCCCCCTTATATCATGGCGACAGTCTTGCCGGTATTCTCGGACTGGGTGCCAAAGTCTCCGGACGGCCGTTTGAACCCGCCGAGGTGAAGCTGCTGTCCATGCTGGCCGGGACGATTTCGCCGATGCTGGCCAGTTCGTATCTCTTCCTTGAAATCGCCCGCCTGAATGCCTGGTATCTCGAAATCCTCGACAACGTCAAGCAGGGTGTCTTCGTCTTCAACGTCGACAATATGCTCGTGAAGGTAAACGACTCAGGCCGACAGATTCTCCGCAGTGTCAACCCGATGCTTGCCGCGCTGCAGACCGACGAAGGATTGTCGCTTCGCGAAATCTTCTGCGAGAGTGCCTTCCCGGGGTGGGCCAGGCGGATCGACCGGGCCCGGACCATGCGCCGCGGTCGGGTGAGCGAGTCGCTGGTGGCTTCCGTCGGCTCATCCGAACGGATTTTCGCCGTGAGTGCCACCATGATGAACCGCGAGGAGTCCGCTGATATGTTGATTACGCTGGAAGACATCACCAGGCAGAAAGAAACCGACCAGCGCATGTTCAACCTCGAGAAGTTCGCCGACAAGGGCGTGATGGCCTCGTCGATCTCCCACGAACTGAACAACTTCCTCGGGCTGATTCTCGGCGGTGTCGAGATATCACAGATGAACCTCGCGAAGGGCAAAACCGAAAAGGTCGAAACCGCCCTGGAAAAACTCAAATCCCACGTCGCCAAAATGGAGCGCTTCACCTCCGGACTCATGGACTACACCCGCCTCGACACGAAAAAGGCCGAGGCCGACCTCAATGCCGTTGTCGCCGACGTCCTCTCCTTTGTCTCGATTCAAAAACGGTTCTCGCGAATCGCCGTGCAGGTCCACCCGGATCATGACCTCCCGACGTTCGAGTTGGATACCGATCAAATCGCGCAACTGCTGCTCAATTTCGCCAACAACGCCGCCGACGCCATCCGCGAAACCGGCCGTGACAACGGCGAAATCACGATCCGAACCGCTCGCGACGGCGACTGTGTTCTCTTGACCGTCTCTGACAACGGCGTGGGCATCGCTCCCGACATCAAAGAACGGTTGTTCAAAACACATTTGACCACCAAGCCCGGAGGGCATGGCTACGGACTGGTCACGTGCGCGCGGATTATTCAGAACCACGGTGCCGACGTCGAAATCGACAGCGAACCGGGACAGGGAACAACCTTCCGGCTGCGCTTCCCCCTGCACCCGGCGCCCGTCGCCCAGTAA
- a CDS encoding ATP-binding protein codes for MLTDAKNIVTIKLPDELSRRNVEAFQGRLDSALRDAPSEIIIDCASLIHVTSKDIAMLWQAHEQCAASGVTIRLVSMSQFLVRVLKTLDLYEYFKRDEDQERLALTAIVQPPDCAGAETMVNLFAACEEGIETFLSAFLGYLGRLALPELKELELRTIFYEIATNICAHSGLDENSPVAFSASSRNGTMTLTFADMGLEFDPTAHKHAHNMREAANARRTHGFGITMFHRLADSVRYERRDGCVNVLIVEKRWGV; via the coding sequence GTGCTGACTGACGCGAAAAACATCGTCACCATTAAACTACCCGATGAACTGTCGCGCCGCAACGTGGAGGCGTTTCAGGGAAGGCTCGATTCCGCCCTCCGCGACGCCCCCTCGGAAATCATCATCGATTGCGCGTCGCTGATCCACGTGACGTCGAAAGATATCGCCATGCTGTGGCAGGCACACGAGCAATGCGCCGCATCGGGCGTGACCATTCGGCTCGTGTCGATGTCGCAGTTTCTGGTGCGGGTGTTGAAAACGCTCGACCTCTACGAGTATTTCAAGCGCGACGAGGATCAGGAACGGCTTGCCCTGACGGCAATCGTGCAGCCACCTGACTGTGCCGGCGCCGAGACCATGGTCAACCTCTTCGCCGCCTGCGAGGAAGGTATCGAGACCTTCCTGAGTGCATTCTTGGGATACCTCGGGCGGCTGGCGCTGCCCGAACTCAAAGAGCTGGAACTCCGGACGATCTTCTACGAAATCGCGACCAATATATGTGCGCACAGCGGCCTGGATGAAAACAGCCCCGTTGCCTTCTCCGCGTCGTCCCGAAACGGCACGATGACGCTGACGTTTGCCGACATGGGGCTGGAATTCGATCCGACGGCACACAAACACGCCCATAACATGCGCGAGGCGGCGAACGCGCGGCGAACGCACGGCTTCGGAATAACGATGTTTCATCGACTCGCTGACTCCGTGCGCTATGAACGTCGCGATGGCTGCGTGAATGTGCTGATAGTCGAAAAGCGGTGGGGTGTCTGA